In Clostridium sp., one DNA window encodes the following:
- a CDS encoding aldose epimerase family protein: MIEKSILGSFDGNKIYKYTIENIKGVKVSCISYGATLTEIIVPDQFNNFSNILLNFDDLESYINDKSIFLGASIGPVAGRITNGCFKINGIDYKVSKNESNNTLHGGSHGFNTLLWNSKTIEAKESNSIIFYRTITNKEDSFPGTRDIKITYTLNDNNDLSITFNAVSSKDTLFNPTVHSYFNLNNDVNQLLSGHFLKINASHYAEIDKNLLPTGILRDVSGTLFDFRQSKNLKDTLNKLNNDLNIDGLDHPFNVNCKNVVCLVNHNTGRRLDIESDRNGLIVYTLNGVKGVWKIHGQTAVAHMGIALEPQTLPDAINHTNFGDIILPKNTNKEYNIRYHFSLI, from the coding sequence CTCCTGTATATCCTACGGAGCCACCTTAACAGAAATTATTGTGCCGGATCAGTTCAATAACTTTTCAAATATATTGCTTAATTTTGATGACCTGGAAAGTTATATAAATGACAAGTCCATATTCCTGGGTGCTTCAATAGGTCCCGTTGCCGGACGTATTACAAATGGATGTTTTAAAATCAATGGAATCGACTATAAAGTATCCAAAAATGAATCAAATAATACACTTCATGGAGGCAGTCATGGATTCAATACACTTCTATGGAACAGTAAAACCATTGAAGCAAAAGAATCTAACAGCATTATTTTTTACAGAACTATTACAAACAAAGAAGATAGTTTTCCTGGAACAAGAGATATAAAAATAACATATACTTTAAATGATAATAACGATTTGTCAATCACGTTTAATGCTGTAAGCAGCAAGGACACACTTTTTAATCCTACCGTTCATTCATATTTTAACTTGAATAATGATGTCAATCAACTTCTGTCAGGTCACTTCTTAAAGATAAATGCATCGCACTATGCCGAAATCGATAAAAATTTATTGCCAACAGGAATTTTAAGGGATGTTTCAGGAACCCTTTTTGATTTTCGCCAATCAAAAAACCTGAAAGATACATTAAATAAATTAAATAATGACTTAAATATTGATGGATTGGACCATCCATTTAATGTAAATTGTAAAAATGTAGTATGTCTAGTAAATCATAACACAGGAAGACGTTTGGATATAGAATCAGATAGAAATGGATTGATTGTTTATACTCTCAATGGGGTAAAAGGAGTTTGGAAAATACACGGTCAAACGGCAGTGGCACATATGGGAATAGCACTGGAACCACAAACACTTCCAGATGCAATTAATCATACAAATTTTGGAGATATAATATTACCTAAAAATACAAACAAAGAATACAATATTAGGTATCATTTTAGCCTAATTTAA
- a CDS encoding peptidylprolyl isomerase translates to MEDKVLAVVNGIEIKESDIQHTINKFPADKQMQLNTKKGRKQLLNEVVFFELVYNYARDLNLEEDSSYLQKLEEAKKEILTQTAIAKVVAEVSVTDKEVENYYDANKNMYKTPEMISAKHILVDSLEKAQEVSNNISMGMSFEEAAEKYSSCPSKAQGGNLGRFSRGQMVPEFENTAFNLGIGVISEPVKTQFGYHLIKVEEKIEPAVIAFDEVKDTIRRGLLQERQAYKYSELDGDLRKKYKVEIK, encoded by the coding sequence ATGGAAGATAAGGTACTTGCAGTCGTAAATGGAATTGAAATAAAAGAAAGTGATATTCAACATACAATCAATAAGTTTCCTGCTGATAAGCAGATGCAATTAAACACAAAAAAGGGTAGAAAACAATTACTGAATGAAGTAGTATTTTTTGAATTGGTGTATAACTATGCAAGAGATTTGAATCTAGAAGAAGATAGTTCATATTTACAAAAATTAGAGGAAGCAAAAAAAGAGATTTTAACACAAACTGCAATAGCTAAAGTTGTAGCTGAAGTCAGTGTAACAGATAAAGAAGTTGAGAATTATTATGATGCAAATAAAAATATGTATAAAACTCCAGAAATGATAAGTGCAAAACATATATTAGTTGATAGTCTTGAAAAAGCTCAGGAAGTTTCAAATAATATATCAATGGGTATGTCTTTTGAGGAAGCAGCCGAAAAGTATTCAAGTTGTCCATCAAAGGCTCAAGGTGGTAATCTGGGAAGGTTCTCCAGAGGGCAAATGGTTCCTGAATTTGAAAATACTGCTTTTAACTTAGGTATAGGAGTGATTAGCGAACCAGTAAAAACTCAGTTTGGATACCATCTTATAAAAGTGGAAGAAAAGATAGAACCTGCCGTAATAGCCTTTGATGAAGTAAAAGATACTATAAGAAGAGGGTTGTTACAAGAAAGACAGGCATATAAATATTCAGAGCTTGACGGTGATCTTAGGAAAAAATATAAAGTTGAAATAAAGTGA